CGCTTCGTCGGCCCGACGACGGCGTACGCCCTGATGCAGGCGTGCGGACTGGTCGACGACCACCTCGCGGACTGCGTGGCCCGCCGTCCCTGACCCTGCCGCCCCTGACCCTGCCGCCCCCCGGCTCGCGGCCGTCGGCCGGGGGAGGGGCGGCGGGGCGGCGTGCCCGGTCAGCGGCCCAGGTACACCGGCTTCTCCTTGGCGACGAACGCCCGTACGGCGATGGCGTGGTCCTCGGACTGTCCCGCGCGCGTCTGGAGCTCGTCCTCCTTCTCCAGGGTCTGCGCCAGGGAGTGCGTCAGGCCGAAGGCCACCGACTCCTTGATCGCCGCGTACGCCAGCGTCGGCCCGGCGGCCAGCTTCCGCGCGGTCTTCTCGGCCTCGGCGCGCAGCTCGGCCGCCGGGACGACCCGGTGGGCGATGCCCAGTTCGGCGGCCTCCTGGGCGGTGAGGGTGCGCGGGAAGAGCAGCAGGTCGGTGGCGCGGCTCGCGCCCACCGCGCGCGGCAGCGTCCAGGAGAGGCCGGAGTCCGCGCTGAGCGCGACGCCCGCGAAGGACGTGTTGAAGGACGCCGTGTCGGCCACGATCCGGTGGTCGGCGGCGAGCGCGAAGCCGAAGCCCGCACCGGCGGCGACGCCGTTCACCGCGGCGACGACGGGCTTGGCGGCCCCGGCCAGCGCCCGCACGATCGGGTTGTAGTGCTCCCGTACGGTGCTCATCGTCTGCCCCGACCCGCCCTCCCGGTCGGCGTTCAGCAGCCCGATGTGCTCCTTGAGGTCCTGGCCCACGCAGAACGCCCGGTCCCCGGCCGCGGTCAGCAGCACCGCCCGTACGGCGTCGTCGGCCGCGGCGGACTCGGCGGCCTCCCGGAGGGCGACCTTGGTGGCGATGTCGAGCGCGTTCATCGCCTCGGGGCGGTTCAGGGTGATCGTCGCGAGTCCGTCGCTCACTGTGTAGAGCACGGTGTCGGCCATGGGACTTCCCCTCCGGTGTCGGCTCCGACGTACCGTTCGGTACGTCCTGTGTCCGAGGGACAGCATGACGGAGATCACCGGCCGGAGCGGGCGGTGGACGTGTGACCTGCGTCAAAGAAATCCGGCGGCCGGGCCGCCGGGAGACCCGGGAGAGGGAGCGCAGTATCGCAGCCACATCCCCGAATTGAGTGGTTTTGCTCGCGCGCGTTGCCCAAGCGATGCCGACTGATGTTGGTCATCGGGTCCTGAGATGCGGGATAATGGCTGGGAAGCAATGTGTTCGATGCCGGTGCCGTGTGTCCTGCACCGTTCCGGGAGTGGACCGCGCGCGTGCCCTTCGGTGCGCCGTCGGCTTTGACGATGAGCTGGGTTTCAGGAAGGGGAACGAGCATGGCGGCCATGAAGCCGCGGACGGGTGATGGCCCGCTCGAGGTGACCAAGGAGGGGCGGGGCATCGTCATGCGAGTTCCGCTCGAAGGCGGCGGTCGGCTCGTCGTCGAGCTGACCCCTGACGAGGCCGACGCGCTCGGCGACGCCCTCAAGAAGGTCGTCGGCTGACGCGCGAGCGGATCACAGCCTTTTCGGTGACCCCGGTACCGCATGCGGTACCGGGGTCGCTGTTTCCCCGCTCGGCTCGGCCGCCCTGCCCTTCCGCCCGGCGGACGGTTCAGCGTTTGACCGCGCACAGCAGGCCGTCGCCCACCGGCAGCAGCGACGGCACCAGATCGGCGCTCTCGCGCACGGTGCGCAGCAGTTCGCGCAGCCGTACGACCTCGGCGGGCTGCGGCCCCGAGTCCACCGTCCGGCCGTGCGCGAACACGCCTTCGAAGACGACCAGTCCGCCCGGCCGCAGCAGCCGCAACGATTCGGCGAGATAGTCGGGGAACTCCTGCCGGTCGCCGTCGCAGAAGACCAGGTCGTACCCCGCGTCCGCGAGCCGCGGCAGGACCTCCAGGGCGCGGCCCGGGATGAAGCGGGCGCGGTTGCTGGCGAAGCCGGCGGCGCGGAACGCCTGCCGGGCGAACTGCTGGAGCTCCGGCTCGGGGTCGACCGTGGTCAGCACCCCGTCCGGGCGCATGCCGTACAGGAGGTGGATGCCGGAGACGCCGGTGCCGGTCCCGATCTCCGCGACCGCCTTCGCGTCCACGGTGGCGGCGAGCAACCGCAGCGCCGCGCCCGCGGCGGGGGTCACCGAGCGCACTCCTGCCTCGCCTGCCCGCTCCCGGGCCCAGCGCAGAGCGTCGTCCTCGGCGACATAGGCGTCGGCGAACGCCCAGCTCGTCTGCCGGTTGCCGGTAATGACCCTCTCCTGTCCCCTGGATGCCTGGGCGTGACTGTATCCGTTGGGGCCGGGAACCCGCAGATGGGACCGGTCGTTTGAAGGGGTGGGGAAGCACCGGGGGACGTGACCGGAGTCCGGACGGGGGGTATGGGATGGAACGGGACGGCGAGCAAGTGCTGACGCGGCCGCATCAGCCGTGGCAGGGCGTGTCAAATTCAAGTAAAACCGCTTATCCGGAGCTAACGGGCGAGGTGGTTATGGTAGAGGCTCCACTGGACACCACCAGAGCCGACAGGGGAGGTGCGGCTTCGCCTGTGGATCGGGGAGGAGTGCTCCGGCGCTTTCTCGGATCGGCGGGCAGGCCGAAATCCGTGAACGACACCGCAGCTGACCGTACCCACGCCGAGGGCACCGCCCCGGCCGCGACCGCGACCTTCTCCAGCGACGCGGACGGGCAGGCGTGGACTCCGCCCACCTGGGAGGAGATCGTCAGCACCCACAGCGGTCGTGTCTACCGCCTGGCCTACCGCCTCACCGGCAACCAGCACGACGCCGAGGACCTCACCCAGGAGGTCTTCGTCCGCGTCTTCCGCTCCCTGTCGACGTACACGCCGGGCACCTTCGAGGGCTGGCTGCACCGCATCACGACCAACCTCTTCCTGGACATGGTCCGCCGCAAGCAGCGCATCCGCTTCGACGCGCTCGGTGACGACGCGGCCGAGCGGCTGGCCAGCAAGGAGCCCACCCCGCAGCAGCTCTTCAACGACGCGCACTTCGACGCCGACGTCCAGCAGGCCCTGGACACGCTGGCGCCCGAGTTCCGCGCCGCGGTCGTCCTGTGCGACATCGAG
The sequence above is drawn from the Streptomyces sp. SAT1 genome and encodes:
- a CDS encoding enoyl-CoA hydratase-related protein, with product MADTVLYTVSDGLATITLNRPEAMNALDIATKVALREAAESAAADDAVRAVLLTAAGDRAFCVGQDLKEHIGLLNADREGGSGQTMSTVREHYNPIVRALAGAAKPVVAAVNGVAAGAGFGFALAADHRIVADTASFNTSFAGVALSADSGLSWTLPRAVGASRATDLLLFPRTLTAQEAAELGIAHRVVPAAELRAEAEKTARKLAAGPTLAYAAIKESVAFGLTHSLAQTLEKEDELQTRAGQSEDHAIAVRAFVAKEKPVYLGR
- a CDS encoding DUF3117 domain-containing protein, which produces MAAMKPRTGDGPLEVTKEGRGIVMRVPLEGGGRLVVELTPDEADALGDALKKVVG
- a CDS encoding O-methyltransferase; this translates as MRVPGPNGYSHAQASRGQERVITGNRQTSWAFADAYVAEDDALRWARERAGEAGVRSVTPAAGAALRLLAATVDAKAVAEIGTGTGVSGIHLLYGMRPDGVLTTVDPEPELQQFARQAFRAAGFASNRARFIPGRALEVLPRLADAGYDLVFCDGDRQEFPDYLAESLRLLRPGGLVVFEGVFAHGRTVDSGPQPAEVVRLRELLRTVRESADLVPSLLPVGDGLLCAVKR
- the sigE gene encoding RNA polymerase sigma factor SigE, translating into MLRRFLGSAGRPKSVNDTAADRTHAEGTAPAATATFSSDADGQAWTPPTWEEIVSTHSGRVYRLAYRLTGNQHDAEDLTQEVFVRVFRSLSTYTPGTFEGWLHRITTNLFLDMVRRKQRIRFDALGDDAAERLASKEPTPQQLFNDAHFDADVQQALDTLAPEFRAAVVLCDIEGLSYEEIAATLGVKLGTVRSRIHRGRSQLRKALAHRSPEARRAERRRFVPRVAALGGGGATA